The following DNA comes from Methanosarcina vacuolata Z-761.
ATGAAGAAAAAGCTGTATATATGACTCGTTATGCTATAGATCAGGGCGTCAGTTTTATCGATACTGCCTAGCGCGAAACAGAGATTATGAGCAAAGATTACTGAGCAAAGATTACTGAGCAAAGATTACCGAGCAGAGATTACCGAGCAGAGATTACTGAGCAGAGATTACTGAGCAGAGATTACTGAGCAGAGATTACTGAGCAGAGATTACTGAGCAGAGATTACTGAGCAGAGATTACTGAGCAGAGATTTCTAAAAATTTTAAGCCCCGTAACAATGCTGAGATATTTGAGTAAGTAGAAGAAGAGAAGCTTTTATAAAGTGGCCTTAGAAGCAAGGCTTCAAAATGTACGGAGTGCGGGCAATGTGAAAATAAATGCCCTCAGCAAACCTATAAGGGATATGTTAAAAATATTGTAGATATTTTTGAGAAATAATTGTTACTTATCTCTCTAACTATCCCCTTGTTTACTTAATTCTTGCTTATACCGGCTGATTTCACTCATGAACTAAATTAATAAACCCCTACTACCGTACATCTTTTTTAAATCTCTTTATATTTGCGTAGGTGACAAATTTTTCGGTGTTTAATTGGTTTTCCTGATGTGGACTTTTTATTTTGAATTTTTCCAACTTTTTTTGTTAAAATATATCGTTTTTACCTTACTACTACGGTAGTTTTTGCTTCTGGAACTCCTTCCAGGCTGAATGTGTAAGTTCCTGAATTTTCAAACGTATATGAAAACGCTTTTCCGTAGTTAATAGTTTGTTTTTCCCACAAACCATCCTCACTTACAAGCACTGAGGATCCTTTTGGCTTTTTGTAGTTTACCCACGAAACCGTGCTTCCTTTTTCAATTTCCAGGAGACTTGGAGTAAGCGTCGTTGAATATATTGCTATCTTTTCTTCACGAGTGACGTTTTCTTTATTTGTGGTCTCTATAACTTTCACAGAGGACTCTGGTTTTGACTGAACCTGTGCTTTTTCTGCGGTGACTGTTGTTCCCACAGATTTTTCTGAATTTTCGTTTTGTGATTCACCAGCAAGTACGGTTACTGTTCCTTTTATGTCAGGATTATCTTTAAGAGTAAAAGAATAGGTTCCTGGGTTTTCAAAAGTAAAGGAAAAGGCTTTTCCATAGCCCAATGTTGTCTCTTTCCAAAGCTCGTCAGCGCTTGCAAGCACTACTGGGGCTTTTGGTTTCTTGAAGTTAATCCAGGTAACACTTTCACCGGAGTGGATCTCAATTTTCTCGGGTGAAAAGGCACTGAAAATGGCTACCCTGTTAGCAGTGGTATCAGCACTTTTTACAACTATTGTTGACTCTTTTGCCGCTGCAAAACCTGTCGACGTAATAAGAATCGCTACTATTAGCAGGGCAAAGATTATAGATTTATTACGGTTTTCCATCTTAAAACCTCCAGTTTTCCAGCTTTGTATCTAACTCCTTTTTGGAATTGCCACTCTAAACTTTGATATGCATTTCATATAGCCAAAACGGTATGATTTTTATTCGTGTGGTGAGAATAATCCAGAAGCTTTTGCCAGACAAACCACTTTGGAATAAGCAAAAAGTCTTGGTTATTCTAACTGGCTATTCTAAACTGGCTATTCTAAACTGGCTATTCTAAACTGGTTATTCTAAACTGGCTATTCTAAACTGGTTATTCTAACTGGTTATTCAAACTGAACTGTAAATATTGACACCTTAACATTTTGATTATCTTTTTTATCTTAAAGATTATAAGTGAAAAAAGTTAGATTTCTGTTCCTTCTTCTTGAAAATAAGAATTTTTTTTCATTGAATTTATATAGTCCCTTCATGTATTAATTAGGTAAAATGAAATCGAAAGCACATACCAGAGTAGAAACCAAATCTTCGCTTCTGGATACTATTTTCCTTTCTGAAAAGAGAAAGAATCTTCTTTTGCTCCTTAAAGAAGAAGGTTCAAAAAGTAGTGAGGATATCAAAGATGTGCTTGATTTTCCATGGAAATCAATCACCCCCCAAATTAAAAAATTAACTGATTGGGGCCTTGTTCTCGAAGATCATGGAATATACTCCCTCTCAGATATGGGTGTGGTGATTGCTTCAAATGCAGAGTTTTTCCTGAATACGCTTTCAGTCTATGAAGAAAATCTGGACTTCTGGTCTGACCATGATGTAAGCCCTATTCCTCCCCATATTCTTAATAAAATAGGAGAGCTTGGTCACGTTAAAATTATAGAACAGGATTTCTCAAACGTTTTCCGGCTTCCAGAAGAGATTATGACAAATTTAATGAGTTCCAGGAGTATAATGTCTTTTATTTCGATAGTTCATCCTTTTTCTCTTTTACTTCTTTTTGAGTATCTTCAAAAGGACATCGAAGCTACAACAATTGTTACAGGAAAAGTTCTAGAGGCTTTCCAGACTGAATATCATTCCGATATTCCACTTTTAAAAACAAGCAATCCCATCATTAACAAAGCTCTGATCGAATACAAAAAAGAAATAAAAAATGTCTTTCGCAGCAAAGTTTCTGATTTTCTTGTATACGAAGGTGACTTAAAACCCATATCATTGATTGTAACTGATAAGATCTTTTTCCTCTCTCTACTTGACAAAAAAGGGAGAGTGACTACACGATTTCTAATTGCCTTTGAGCCTCAGGCTTTAAAATGGGGAGAGGAACTTTTCATGTATTATAAGGAAAGGTCAAAGCCCGTACCTTCATCTTTGTCTACCTTATGAAATTTATCTATTTTTCAATTTATTCATGGGCAGTTTGGTTTTTGCACTTTCATTGTCATCTTCTTTCGTATCTCAACACAGAATTGACTATCCTGGACGAATTCTGAGAATACAAAGCAAGCATTGGAATCAGAAAATAAGAAACCTATTCCATGGACTTATTTGAACTAAAATCATTTGAGAGGAGAAAATACTCTCCTCCCTTCATATTGAATGGATCCCACCTGAGAGTCAGGCCGTAAACACTACATCAACTCTTTCGACATCCCATAAAGACCCCAGTTTTTCCATAACATCCTCTTTTATTGCTGGAGCAAACTGATGGTTTGCAGGCAGGTCTACAACCACTCTCACCACTCCATCTTCCACGCTCGTTTTCAGGATAAGGTTTGTACGAATTATGTCAAGGCCGGTCAGGGGGTTCATAACGTGCTTTAGCCTGCTCCTGACAACCTCTTCTGTGGTAGGCTCTTTCTCGGTTATAAGCCCGTGTTTTTCTTCATAGTCTTTGATTGCGGCCCGCAGGCCCTCAACTGCAAGTACTGAGCAGTGGGCTTTGATCGGAGGGAGCCCTCCAAGTTCTTCCGAAGCCTGTTTCCATGTTATTTTCTTTGCCTCATCAAGGGTCTTTCCTCTTGCGATATCTGTAATAACCGAGCCTGTAGCAATGTTTGAGGCGCAGCCATACGATTCGAATTTTATATCTTCAATAATCTTGGTATCAGGATTGACCTTAATGTAAACCGCTACCATGTCTCCGCAAGCCGGGCTTCCTTCAAGACCTTTTCCATCAGGGTTCTCGATCTTTCCCACATTGTGCGGGTTCTTGAAATGCTCCAGTACTTTTTGGCTGTAAGGAAACTTCATTATCTCACCTTATATTTTCTGACTATGTTTTCTGACTATGTTTTTCTTACTATATTTTCTGGCTGTGTTTTCTGACTGTATTCTCTGACTTGTATCCTCTGACTTGTATTCTCTGATTTACTTTTGTGGTCGCCTGGATTCTGCTTCACCTTGCTATTTTTTCTACCTTTTTCCCATTCATTTCCTTGCAAGAGGGCTTATTTCCCGGAGCCTTGCCACTATCTCACTCATTGCTTCAATTGCTGCATCAGCATCCTCAATATGATTATAGCGCCCAAAGGTAAAACGCACTGATCCATGCGCTCTCTCATGATCTCCTCCTATACCCCTGATTACATGGCTGGCTTCAAGGGAGCGGCTAAAACAGGCTGAACCCGTGCTTACTGCAAAACCCCTCATGTCCATATGCAGAGTTACGGATTCGCCTTCTACATAATGGAAAGTCAGGTTTGCATTCTGAGGCAGGCGTCTTTCCCGGCTGCCATTGAGTGTAACGTCCGGAATCTCGGAAAGTGCTTTATCAATTACGCGGTCTCTCATTGCTTTGAGCCTTTGGTTTTCCTCTTCAGTTACGAGCTCTATAGCTTTTGCAAAACCGACGGCTGATGGAATATTTTCTACTCCTGCCCTCAGGTTAAACTCCTGGAAACCTCCGTCCATGAGTTTGGTTATTGGGGTGTCTTTCCTGATGTAAAGCGCACCTATTCCTCTTGGGCCGTGGATAGTATGGGCGGACATTGTGATCAGGTCTACAGGCAGTTCCTTTACATTGAGAGGTAGCCGGGTAAAGCTATGAGTAGCATCCGTATGCAGGAGCACATCTTTTTCTTTGCATATTTCCGAGATAGCTTTCAAATCCTGCACTGTTCCTATTTCCTGGTTCCCCTGTTGGATTGAGACAAGAACCGTTTCCTTTGTAATAGCGTTTTTAAGCCCTTCGATATCTACAAACCCTTCAGCGTCAACATCCAGAAAAGTCGCATTAAACCCCTGTCTCTCGAGAGCTTTTGCTGTATTCAGCACAGGAAAATCTTCTATCTTCGAGACAACAAAATGTTTTCCTTTCTTTTCTTTAAGAGCCAGAGCAACGCCTTTAAGCGCTGTGTTGCTTGACTCAGTGGACCCTGAAGTAAAGATAACCTCCTCTGAATCTGCACCGAGCTTTGAAGCTATGCTTTCGCGGGACCTTTGGAGTGCTTCTTTTGCGTCAATACCCATGGAATAGCCAAATTCTGATGTTGCTACTGCATATATATCAAAAAAATATGGCTTCATTGCTTCAAGTACACGTTCATCCAATCGTGTGCATGCGGCATTGTCAAGGTATATTACATTCTCAAATATTTATTCTCCCCCCCATTTGAAATAATCAAATTTTAGATTTTACAGTTAAATTTTAGATTTTACAGTTAAATTTCAGATTCTCCAGTAAGTTCCTGGACTTTTAATCCGATAAATTCCTGAAGCAATAATCTCCTGGATACTAATAGTTGAATATCAAGCATCTAAATCAGGTAAGCATCTAAATCAGGTAAGTATCTAAATCAGGTCAAATCCGGAAAATCTAAATTATTGTGACATTTTAAGCTCCAGTTCAAATTCTCAGATT
Coding sequences within:
- a CDS encoding helix-turn-helix transcriptional regulator; translation: MKSKAHTRVETKSSLLDTIFLSEKRKNLLLLLKEEGSKSSEDIKDVLDFPWKSITPQIKKLTDWGLVLEDHGIYSLSDMGVVIASNAEFFLNTLSVYEENLDFWSDHDVSPIPPHILNKIGELGHVKIIEQDFSNVFRLPEEIMTNLMSSRSIMSFISIVHPFSLLLLFEYLQKDIEATTIVTGKVLEAFQTEYHSDIPLLKTSNPIINKALIEYKKEIKNVFRSKVSDFLVYEGDLKPISLIVTDKIFFLSLLDKKGRVTTRFLIAFEPQALKWGEELFMYYKERSKPVPSSLSTL
- a CDS encoding cysteine desulfurase family protein produces the protein MFENVIYLDNAACTRLDERVLEAMKPYFFDIYAVATSEFGYSMGIDAKEALQRSRESIASKLGADSEEVIFTSGSTESSNTALKGVALALKEKKGKHFVVSKIEDFPVLNTAKALERQGFNATFLDVDAEGFVDIEGLKNAITKETVLVSIQQGNQEIGTVQDLKAISEICKEKDVLLHTDATHSFTRLPLNVKELPVDLITMSAHTIHGPRGIGALYIRKDTPITKLMDGGFQEFNLRAGVENIPSAVGFAKAIELVTEEENQRLKAMRDRVIDKALSEIPDVTLNGSRERRLPQNANLTFHYVEGESVTLHMDMRGFAVSTGSACFSRSLEASHVIRGIGGDHERAHGSVRFTFGRYNHIEDADAAIEAMSEIVARLREISPLARK
- a CDS encoding cupredoxin domain-containing protein; its protein translation is MENRNKSIIFALLIVAILITSTGFAAAKESTIVVKSADTTANRVAIFSAFSPEKIEIHSGESVTWINFKKPKAPVVLASADELWKETTLGYGKAFSFTFENPGTYSFTLKDNPDIKGTVTVLAGESQNENSEKSVGTTVTAEKAQVQSKPESSVKVIETTNKENVTREEKIAIYSTTLTPSLLEIEKGSTVSWVNYKKPKGSSVLVSEDGLWEKQTINYGKAFSYTFENSGTYTFSLEGVPEAKTTVVVR
- a CDS encoding iron-sulfur cluster assembly scaffold protein — encoded protein: MKFPYSQKVLEHFKNPHNVGKIENPDGKGLEGSPACGDMVAVYIKVNPDTKIIEDIKFESYGCASNIATGSVITDIARGKTLDEAKKITWKQASEELGGLPPIKAHCSVLAVEGLRAAIKDYEEKHGLITEKEPTTEEVVRSRLKHVMNPLTGLDIIRTNLILKTSVEDGVVRVVVDLPANHQFAPAIKEDVMEKLGSLWDVERVDVVFTA